TCTCACATTTCTTTCGGCTTCTTCTCCAACATGAGAACAGCCGAGTGTGTCGCTCCTTTAAGTGTCTCCATGACACTGAGAATTCCACAGAAGCAGGCGATGCTCCTGTCTTCCACGTTCGCTGATGACCCCAGAAGGTGCTGGACATATCAGAACATGAGTAAACGACACAGAAgtgacagagggagagggagaggaattCACCTTGGCACGAAAGGGAAAAGTCACCTTCAGATGTGGATTTTTAGTGAAGGTGTACACTTAACATTTTGACATCTATGACCTCTTTAGCTTTTCAACTTGTAAAGTATATCAATGTGACACGAAGCCTGGAGTACCAGGGATCTACATTGTTTCTTCCCTGTCCTGACCAGCTAGTTTGTACATATGTTCTTGGAGCTACAGGGTATGAGGTGGTGTTCTTCTATGCTGTATCCTGGGGTCAGTTTGTCATGGCGGAGATTTTTCTCTGGTGTACCCACCTCCTCTGAACTAATTTTAGACCCTGAGGAGCACAGAGATGCCTGTGTGCAGCCACTGAGGTCACTTAGGTCACAGCTTGTTTCGCCACTTTGCTTTCCAGGAGCTCCTGTCAACCAGGATGCCCAAGAGGGGGTGATGAAGGGTGATTCCAAGTCCCCTGAAGTCTACCCGCAGGAGCGTAATGAAGCGCAGTTTAAGCCTGCGGCGGGAGATGCCACTCTCCCCGCTCTGGAAGATTCTCTGCCTGATGACATTCTTCATGACGAAGATGGTGGTGACGAAGCAGGTGCAGGGGCAAGTGCCAGCCATGACAACTCTGAAAGCACCGAAGATGACACAGAAATAACTTCTGTGGAAATTTCCCACTTCATTGTGAACCCGGTGGATCCAGAAGTCATCAATTATGGAATAAAACATGCCCTGATGTCAGAAATCCGTCGCTATGGACGACGTAAGTACTCAAAGAATGGCTAGTAACAGAGACAAGGTACACATCTCCATTTGTGTGATTAGAATAACCCGAAACTGCCCCACGAGAGAGAGCCTTGGCCACAACCGAGGTGTTCTATATAATTGAGTACAGTCACCCTTTACTTCGACTAAAATAGCTCAATAGACTCCATCTTGCATTTGTAGTGTTGCTTAGTTAGTGCTCGTAACAACTGCATCCGTATCTGTGCACAGGcatttagaacacacacacaccactgaacaTCTGTGACCATGAAGCTTGTTACTGAGGTACACACAGATCCACCGAGACCCATTCTCTTCATTTCTGTGAAATACTGAAGTCTTCTTGTATTCTCTCCAGAATATGGAAGGATTTTCAAGCTGCTTGATGAAGTGCGGGGACCCCTGGAGATCCGCCTGCATTTCGTTAAGTTTGCCATCAAGGAAGCAGCAAGGTGGGTGCCCAGAGGGACCACAAGTCTCCAAGCTGTTGACCCACTGCAGTGGTTGGCTGAGGGGTGGAGAACAGCGCCTACTGGGAGTTGCTCAGTCCCTGCCCCCCACTTTATAGTTCAGGCTGATGACATAGATATTTAGGTTGATGTCACCTGTGTTCTGCACATCCTTCCAGGCCTACTCAACCTTCCTTTGTCACAGTAGTCTTGATCTGGGCACTGATCCTCAGTAGACACCTTTCCTATTGGCTAGAGCACACGGTACCCGGGATGTACTGACTATGCCCACAGATCCCTGCTTTGGATCACACAGCACTTCCTACTGCGCAGGTTCTTTGGGTATCTCTTTTTACAtgatatgtttgtttattttcaggtTTAAAAGATACCACCTAATATATTATCTCGAGAAGTTACTGGAAAAAATGATGTCAGACAGTACCATCAGGAACATCGATCTAAACTCAAGCACCTGATGCTGTTTGTACAATGATCAACGATATGCAGCAAACAGTTTAGCCCTGAATATAGTAGGGGAATGCTGAAGCTGCCTTGCATCTGTTATCTAAGAGAATTAAAGAAAGCTGTTTTAAACTACTCTTAATAAAAGATGAGCTTTCTGTCTATGCATTTTGTTGAAAGCGTAACTTCTTGCTGGTTTGCGGCTTTTTTCCCTCCCCTCTGCTGGTTGGTGTTATTGTCTCATCAGGTAAATATCATGGCAAGTCTGCATTCTCAGGCAGGTCACCAGTGTCACCTCTGGTATTTAGAACTCTCTTCTTTGCCAAGTATTGCTTTGgggatttttaatttatttttgtttttttgattgttttgttgttgtttggttttctgagacagggtctcaccatataactctgtctgtcctgaaacttgctatgtagaactcacagagctccacctgcctctgcctcctgagtactgggtttaaaagTATGTGCTGCTATGCCTGGCATCCCAACCATCTCTTTTTCCCGTTGTCCTGAGATAGCCCCTCAACAGGTTTTGGGGTTTGACTTGGTGAGCTGTCTCCAGGCCTTTTTACTTAACCATTTGGGCTGGACCATTCCCTGGCCTGTGTGAACCAAGCTGCTGGAAATGTACAGCATCTCTAATGACAAAGCACAGGAGTACTAAGAAGGACTCCACGTCTTTCACCCCATCCTCCTTAGTCCTTGTAGCACATTCAAGTATCACGTGATATCAAGTATTATTCCAGAAATTACAGAATCCTCCCCCACATGGTTGTCTATTGAAAAAGATGCAGTTTCCATAGTGATGAGCTTTTTACTTCCACTTCCATGTCCACGGATTAATTTTGGGATCTCCTTGCAAAGATGGTTCGGCAGGGTCTAAAACTGTCAGGATGGGCAAAAGGAGTTTGGTGGTTTATCCCTAGGAGCAGCAGGTAGACCTGGATCTTCCCATCACTCCTTTTGTCACCAAAGACAGAAATGAggctgtggccgggcggtggtggcgcacgcctttaatcccagcacttgggaggcagaggcaggcggatctctgtgagttcgagaccagcctggtctacagagctagttccaggacagtctccaaagccacagagaaaccctgtctcgaaaaaccaaaaaaaaaaaaaaaaaaaaaaaaaaaaaaaagaaatgaggctgTGATACACACTGCTCCATACACTTGGTAGTAAAAGACAGGCTTGCTACCTCCTAGGTCCTGCCTATTGAACTCCACAGGCAATGGTGCGAGTTAGAAACACAGGCAACTCTTCAAACATGATCATTTTAGCTAGGAATGTTGGCACAACCTGTCATCCCggagtttgggaggcagaggcagaggcaggaggatcaagtgttgggggttatccttggctacaatGCAA
The sequence above is a segment of the Chionomys nivalis chromosome X, mChiNiv1.1, whole genome shotgun sequence genome. Coding sequences within it:
- the Mmgt1 gene encoding ER membrane protein complex subunit 5 isoform X1, which translates into the protein MAPSLWKGLVGVGLFALAHAAFSAAQHRSYMRLTEKEDESLPIDGKEPDKKEHHTMLKQKFSPIGEGEAMGPSPKKRNTADMATNQALEASANVKGEGAPVNQDAQEGVMKGDSKSPEVYPQERNEAQFKPAAGDATLPALEDSLPDDILHDEDGGDEAGAGASASHDNSESTEDDTEITSVEISHFIVNPVDPEVINYGIKHALMSEIRRYGRQYGRIFKLLDEVRGPLEIRLHFVKFAIKEAARFKRYHLIYYLEKLLEKMMSDSTIRNIDLNSST